A window of Citrus sinensis cultivar Valencia sweet orange chromosome 7, DVS_A1.0, whole genome shotgun sequence contains these coding sequences:
- the LOC102627475 gene encoding UDP-glucose iridoid glucosyltransferase-like yields MEKQEQQKVSRLVFVLIPFQGHINPMLQLATILYAKGFSITIIHPQFNFPNSSNHPEFTFIPISDNLPKREVSAGDLFGIVSALNKNCEGPLTECIKEMLKAEDPHDRISCIVYDSTMCFSQSVADHLKLPGICVRTSPAATMLAFAVFPRLHEQGYISFLESMSLDRVSDLPSLMLKELAASMKKITTDGMLELGAAVADSVKKCSALIVNTVDFLEQEAITKVQELFSASAFTIGPFHKLLPTISSSLLKEDTNCISWLNKQAPKSVIYVSFGSIASIDEKELLETAWGLANCEQPFLWVVRPGLVCGSNCLELLPINFQDSVGERGCIVEWAPQKEVLANDAVGGFWSHCGWNSTLESICEGVPMLCKPFFGDQNINMRYVCDVWNVGLELEDFEGGTIKKAIKRLMVDTEGKEMRKKAIHLKEKVELSLKEGDSCYNSLNDLVKKILSF; encoded by the exons atggagaaacaagaACAACAAAAGGTCAGCCGCTTGGTGTTTGTGTTGATTCCATTTCAAGGCCACATAAATCCTATGCTTCAGCTAGCTACCATCCTTTACGCGAAAGGCTTTTCAATCACCATCATTCACCCACAATTCAACTTTCCCAACTCATCGAATCATCCTGAATTCACATTCATACCCATATCAGATAACTTACCTAAAAGAGAAGTCTCAGCTGGGGATCTTTTTGGCATCGTTTCGGCTCTAAACAAGAATTGTGAAGGACCGTTGACTGAATGCATTAAAGAAATGTTGAAAGCAGAGGATCCACATGATCGGATCTCGTGTATCGTTTATGACAGCACTATGTGCTTTTCTCAAAGTGTTGCTGATCATTTAAAGCTTCCGGGAATCTGTGTTCGTACTAGCCCTGCTGCCACAATGCTGGCCTTCGCTGTCTTTCCTCGTCTTCATGAGCAAGGTTACATCTCCTTCCTAG AGTCTATGTCACTAGACCGAGTGAGCGATCTCCCCTCCCTCATGCTTAAGGAGCTAGCTGcttcaatgaaaaaaattacaaccgATGGTATGTTAGAGTTAGGAGCTGCTGTAGCAGATTCAGTGAAAAAGTGTTCGGCTCTCATTGTTAACACAGTTGATTTTCTTGAACAAGAAGCAATAACAAAAGTTCAAGAACTATTCTCAGCTTCAGCTTTCACCATAGGTCCTTTTCACAAATTATTGCCAACCATTTCTAGTTCATTACTAAAGGAAGATACTAATTGCATTTCTTGGCTAAACAAGCAAGCTCCAAAGTCTGTCATTTATGTAAGTTTTGGCAGCATAGCTAGCATCGATGAGAAAGAGCTGCTTGAAACAGCTTGGGGGCTGGCCAACTGTGAGCAACCTTTCTTGTGGGTGGTTAGGCCTGGTTTGGTTTGTGGCTCGAATTGCTTGGAACTATTaccaattaattttcaagataGCGTTGGAGAAAGGGGTTGCATTGTGGAATGGGCACCGCAAAAGGAAGTGCTAGCAAACGATGCTGTGGGTGGGTTTTGGAGCCATTGTGGTTGGAATTCTACTCTCGAAAGCATTTGCGAAGGCGTTCCAATGCTATGCAAGCCATTTTTCGGGGATCAAAACATAAACATGAGATACGTGTGTGATGTTTGGAATGTAGGCCTGGAATTGGAGGATTTCGAGGGAGGGACGATTAAGAAAGCTATAAAAAGACTCATGGTGGATACAGAAGGCAAAGAGATGAGGAAAAAGGCAATACATTTGAAAGAGAAGGTGGAGCTGTCTCTGAAAGAAGGTGATTCTTGCTacaattcattgaatgatttagTTAAGAAAATCTTATCATTCTGA